CAGCATGTAGATATCTGGAGGCAGAGTGCATATTCCTGAACATATTCTTTGATATGctggtgttaaatatagaaattattgtttttgttccagaatAATTAGAACAAAGGTCCAGCAGCCGTTCAATCTGCCTCTGGATGGAAAAGGCCTGAGTCCAGGACAAACATTAAGTAAGTCTAATTGAGGCTACATCGCCGTCCATATCGCCGAGCGTGATCATGTGATGGTGAAGGATTGAGGTTAAAGATTAAAGAACGTGCCTCGATGTTGTGTAGGATTAAGCTCTTGACCGTGGGATGTACAGTATCATTTCCGCTCTGTGTCTCAAAtgcgtctctctttctctcagtcccCAGTTCGGCAGTCACGCCTCCCGAGTCTCCACAGTCTGACTCTTTGGGCTCCACCTACTCCATCAGCGGCTTGTTGGGGATCCCCCAGCCGAGCGCCGAGGGCAAGAGGAACCACGATGACAGTAAGAGTTAGATCAAATGAGGGAGGCCCCACACATTggcatcattttgttttattgtggcGGAGCAAAGGAAGACCATCAGAAGTGTAGTTTCGGAGCAAGAAACTGTAATAATTTCCAAATATAAGCACTTTTGTCAGGTTAATGTTTAGTTTCTGGAGCAGTTATTTGACCTTTATGTTACTTGAAATTGATTGagaacatgtttttctgtcacaaGGGAGAACAGGCCAAGAGGCATCAAACAAATGTGGGAATGAAAACCTTTAAATAACAACATGGTTTGCAGTTTCACCACACGTTTCCCtcaccatcttcttcttcttcctcctcaggcGATCAGGAGAGCTGCCGGCACAGCGTGGACTCTCAGGGCAGCGGAGGCGTCCCGAGGAAACAGATGAGACTGGATCACTTCGTCGCAGCCACGCAACAACTGGACTGTGGGTTTGATCGTCACCACTATCCGCCGGACTCATTCGGCTCGGCCTCCGGCAGCAAGACGGAGCAGGTAGAAACAAGTTTAATGTTTGACATGCAGTGAAACACTTCTCAGGAAGCATTTATAGGGAGCTAGATTTACTTTTCTTGGTcttgtttccttcttttctttccttttcagattcagattttcataaattgaaaaaaatgtaaattctgtCTTTGCTTTTTCTGACTTGCACACATGCATATTTGCTCTGTACACCAATAGCTAATCCCTGTTCATCATCCCCAGACTTTGTACCCGCTGTCCCTCATCAATGGCAGCCTAGATGAGGCCAAGACCAGCCTCTCAACATCCAGCTCTGCCATTGGACGGAATCTGACGGCGCACCAGAGCTACACCATGGTGACTGGTGAGACTTCCCCTTTGACCTGCCGACTCCATAACACAACAGTGCACCAGTGTCCTGAAGCCACTCactcttttgtttatttctgacatttcactCATTCTAAGTTCCACTCATTTGTGTCCATTCTCTCACCCGCCTGCACACTGGCTGCCGTCACCACCTCAGAGCCCCTACAGTCCCTGCCGCTCTGTCTGAAACAGGAAATGTCCCCAGAAGTGACCAGCACGAGCCCCTCCCCAAACATGGCAGCCTCCAACCTGGCGTTCGTGGAGCTGCAGGCGCTGCAGAAGCCCGtttctgtcagctgcagcagcaacagctacGGCAACTCCAACCATTACCCCAACGCCTTCAACTCATTCTCCCATCATGCACCTGTGTACGGCCAGTTCAGCAGTCAGTCTATCATGTCAGGTAACGCTGGCCTCCACCTCATTCATGTTCATTTGTGCTGTGCGACTTCTTGTAAGGGGCAGTCAGTGCAAGGCTGCGACTAAAGTTTATTttgattgttgattaatctgtggtttagtagatttattttttgatttgtttggtccattaattgtcagaaaatggtggaaTCTTCAGGATGAAGTTGACTAATCTCAATTTCACCGGTTTATTCTGGCCATGTCaacaaacatgctaacattttggctaaaaaagtgttttagtcATTGTCATGTCTTCAAGAATAGAAATATATGGGACTTAGACGCCTGCTGACGGCAACTGTTCtaaattatttgataacttttgaACCTCTAATCTTATCcatatctttttaaaaactcaGAGTTTCTCAGCTTTTTCAGTGGCATCGCACATGCTTTGTTTGGACATTCAGGGGCTCCGTAGTGAACCTGAGTGCACCATCCCGTTCTGCAACATTGATTTGTCAAGGAAACCCGCGTAGTTTCTTGCTCTTGGCCAATGAAAAATGGTTGTAGCCAAGCTACTTTTGTTGCTAATGTCCTCTATTATGATTTAATAACCTATTTACTCTCTGAACTTTTTTGGACACATCTACATCTAAAATATTACAGCTGTTtctcactgaaaacacagaggataatattattataattgtcTTGTTTAGGAAAGGTCAAATGTTGACAAAAAACGTCTAAAACGTCTCAGTACATATTTTGTTATTAGAAAAACGAAACTTCCTGAGGTTCTGTCTGagtgcacagtaaaaaaaaccacaacattttgttttgttttttaaaacattctgGTAAATTCATCAATTCTCGgacaaagcaaatgtaaaacCAGACTTTAAATGAGTCAGACTGAAACAGAAGGTTCTCCAGATTCAAATGATGATGACACTTGACTGCGAGAATAAGGTAGGAAAAGCtaaataaacacaggagagtCAGGCACTCCAAACATTGTTCTAGGTCTTTGAGGGTCAAGCCAATCACCTGCCAACTCCTGTATACTGTATGAATGCAATGGTGGATATATTTTTAGTGAAGTGGATTTAATGACACAACTTCCATTTTCCTCCATGCTCTGATGAAGGCCACCGGGATGAAGCATGTTTGTTGACATGGCTCTGGGAAACTGGTGAAATTGAAATGAATCAACTTTGTCTTgaagatctgtgtgtgtgccacctttttacctttatttattcagaagtTGGAATATATGACTTTGGTTTAtcaccacaaaacaaacactggggAGGTGCATACTTGCAAAAATTAGTTAACCAAACCATTCCCCAGATATCTTGTTAGTCTAAAGCTCTAAAACTGTCAATTTACAATTAAACAAGCCAAACCAAACCAGCAAATACTCACACCCGAGTAGCTGAACAACAGActaattctgtttattttctctgcagcaAAACCAAACCTTAAACCAGAACATCTTGTAACTGTAACAAAAGCATCTTGATGTTAAAgatgtgtattttgttgtgtgtgtgtgtttttagggCGTGACATGGTGAGCTCCACCCTGCCAGGCTACCCACCTCACATCCCCTCCCCGGCCCAGACGGGATACTCCACCTCTGCTATCACAGGCATGGTCGCAGGTAAGCTCGTCTTCACCCCCACAGTTTAAAAGTCGAATTGAGGAtgaggcagaaaatgaaaagcaaatgaGCCCGACAGgtagaagaaagagaagaagaaagagaggcaggGGTGGAGGCTTGTAGACGGCTGAGTCGATGAGTAGTCTTGCCAGGGTGGCGAactgcgctgtgtgtgtgtgtgcgtggatgCACACGGGCCCAGGGGGTACAGGGAGCAGGCTGGGGGGTTCCGCCCTGCTGCCCACACCCCCTCCACCCAGACACCTCTGACCACACATCGCCATGGGAACCAGGGGGCCCAGGAGGGAGATGCAGGGTGGGCGGAGGGGGTGTAAAGTCTGGGTATGagcgaagaggaggaggtctttgtggtgtgtgtgtctcactgtgtgtgtgtgtgtgtgtgtctacgtCAGGATGCCTGCATAcgaccagagacagagagagtgtgtgtgtgtgtgtctgtgtgtgatgtgccttttttttatttgaagtctGCCCTCCGAAGCGCGAAATGAGAGGgtctgatttattatttttctggtgGGCTCGCTGTGAGGAAGCGTTGCTACACAATTACTGAGTGAaaggggggtggagggggggttaggaaaggaggaggaggtggaggaggaggtggggagctCAGGGATTCATTCCAGCCAACATAATTACCAATTAGATATtggaatgttaaaaaaaagagaagagaaagaaagaggagtgCCAGAGAGGCTGAAGCAGGAAGTGCAGGttggagaagaggaggagggcatTTCGGAGGGCGATGCGAGGGGCCGAGCGTTCACCAGAGAGGGCGTAGAGGCTAGCTGCATCCACGCACCACTGGTCCGAGGGATTTTACCCTCAGCCGTCCACCTGCACCACAGATTAATGGTTTACAGGCTGCACTAACTGTTGGTGAATTATGAGCTAAGGCTGAGCTCaagctggcacacacacacaaacaacaccgCCCTGTAGAGCTTGCGGCGACGTCTCAGTCTTTTAATAAAGAGCGTTGTCTCGATGtctcttcagtgttttatgaagtttttttttcttccccggCAGCAGGCACAGACTACTCGGGTCAGACCTACAGCCATTCACCCTACACCTCCTACAGTGACGCCTGGAGGTTCACCAACTCCAGCATACTGGGTGAGTGAGGACACACTGTTTACTTTGCTGAGCACATTACCTCTGAcctccaaaataaaagacaaattatTTAGATGTTGAAAGGGTTTTTTCATAAGATTTACTTCTACATCATGACTAGAATTGAACTTGACGGCCGCAGGAAGTGACCTCAGTCGTATTATcacgtttatttatttatgtttttgtttagttgATGCATCGGTATACAAATACAACATGTAAACACGCCTGATTTTAGCAAGAATGCTAATTTATACCCATAGTCCCGAGGCAGGAAACGGAAACAGTaacaactagaatggcactcagtagagcgcatacctctgccaaggcccagcagtcccctttgattcaatcaagcctaatccagtatcaaataaaacatatttaaatctgcttgaaactgatttttatttggtTCCATGTCAGATTGTACTCAATCACAGATATCAGCCACTTAAAtacacatgatttttttcattgagGGGAACAGAAATGTGGGAAAACGACCTATCTCGCAATggtaaagaaagtaagaaaaatgttCCTGGATCCAACCGTTTATCAGCATCCACACCAaatgttaatgaggtctattctgggccaagacacATCCTCTGTCCAAGTTTGGTGGACatcagttcagtagtttttgtgtaatcctgctgacaaaccaaccaacaaacagacaaacaaataaatctgtCCTCTGTGGTTCGTTCTGAGGTTTCTTCcgtgtttttctgtgttattttgGGGGGATGTTTTCCTTACCAGTCGAGGGTGTTGTTCACTTTACAGATTATTTAGAATTTACTTACAGTAAGACTTTAGGCTCcacattatttcatatttttatctatttatttcaCTTACTGAACCATAAGAACAGGCCGTCATAGGCAGATCAGACTGTGTTCACTTTGTCATCTTCTTACTATAATGAGAAATACAAGGATTTCAGTGAAGTTTAAATCTGTGTGGGAAGTGGAGTCAGACATA
This portion of the Pagrus major chromosome 12, Pma_NU_1.0 genome encodes:
- the pax8 gene encoding paired box protein Pax-8 isoform X2 yields the protein MSSNTGRGHGGLNQLGGMFVNGRPLPEVIRQRIVDMAHQGVRPCDISRQLRVSHGCVSKILGRYYETGSIKPGVIGGSKPKVATPKVVDKIADYKRQNPTMFAWEIRDRLLAEGVCDGDTVPSVSSINRIIRTKVQQPFNLPLDGKGLSPGQTLIPSSAVTPPESPQSDSLGSTYSISGLLGIPQPSAEGKRNHDDSDQESCRHSVDSQGSGGVPRKQMRLDHFVAATQQLDCGFDRHHYPPDSFGSASGSKTEQTLYPLSLINGSLDEAKTSLSTSSSAIGRNLTAHQSYTMVTEPLQSLPLCLKQEMSPEVTSTSPSPNMAASNLAFVELQALQKPVSVSCSSNSYGNSNHYPNAFNSFSHHAPVYGQFSSQSIMSGRDMVSSTLPGYPPHIPSPAQTGYSTSAITGMVAGTDYSGQTYSHSPYTSYSDAWRFTNSSILGSPYYYSSASRTAPPSAAAYDHL
- the pax8 gene encoding paired box protein Pax-8 isoform X1, with product MSSNTGRGHGGLNQLGGMFVNGRPLPEVIRQRIVDMAHQGVRPCDISRQLRVSHGCVSKILGRYYETGSIKPGVIGGSKPKVATPKVVDKIADYKRQNPTMFAWEIRDRLLAEGVCDGDTVPSVSSINRIIRTKVQQPFNLPLDGKGLSPGQTLIPSSAVTPPESPQSDSLGSTYSISGLLGIPQPSAEGKRNHDDSDQESCRHSVDSQGSGGVPRKQMRLDHFVAATQQLDCGFDRHHYPPDSFGSASGSKTEQTLYPLSLINGSLDEAKTSLSTSSSAIGRNLTAHQSYTMVTEPLQSLPLCLKQEMSPEVTSTSPSPNMAASNLAFVELQALQKPVSVSCSSNSYGNSNHYPNAFNSFSHHAPVYGQFSSQSIMSGRDMVSSTLPGYPPHIPSPAQTGYSTSAITGMVAAGTDYSGQTYSHSPYTSYSDAWRFTNSSILGSPYYYSSASRTAPPSAAAYDHL